The segment AAGAGTTTGCAGATTTTATTTTGTTAGATGGTAAGGTTGGCGAAAGGAAAGTGGTGAAAACAAGTTTTGGCTACCACTACATTGAAATTATGGAGCAAAAGAAAATTGAACCTGCTTATAAAGTTGCTTATTTCTCACGTGCTGTTCAGCCAAGTGATGAAACCATCAGCACAGCAAGTACAGCTGCTGCACAATTTGCTGCTGAAGCACGTAATGCAAAACAGTTTGAAGAAGCAATTACAAAAAAGAAATTAGTACCTCGTGTTGCAGAAATTCGTCCTACTGATTATTCTATTATCGGATTGGGTGGTGCACGTAACCTTGTGAAGTGGGTATATGAGAATAAAGTTGGTAATGTATCTGAACCAACAACACTTGGTGATAAAGTTGTGGTAGCATTGATAGCTGAAGAAAAAGAAGAAGGTATACCGGATGCGAAAACAGCACGTATCCAGGTTGAAAGTATTGTACGTAACCAGAAGAAAGCAGCAGAGATCGTTGGTAAGATCGGTAACAACCGTGATCTGAACCAGATCGCAACAAGCTTTAAAACAAATGTACTGCGTGCAGATAGTATCTCTTTCTTCTCACCGTTCATTCCCGGTGTTGGTATGGAGCCAAAAGTAACAGGTGCAGCCTTTAACCCGGCTGTAAAAGGAAAAAGCAGCGAACCAATTGCAGGTAATACGGCTGTGTTTGTGATCCGTACAGAAAATGTAGGATTGCAACCGGCAGGTAATGCAGCCTACATTGATCGCCGTTTACAAATGGAAGGCGGAATGAAACAGAACGCTGCAAACGCTGCGTTGCAAGCATTACGCAAGGCGGCTAAAGTAAAAGACAGAAGAATTAAGTTCTATTAATCGTTTCCGGTTTTAGATAAAGCAATGGGCATAATCTCAAGTTATGCCCATTTTTATGCACAGTAGTTTTACGTATGGAATGATGAAAAACTACGATACCCTAAAATGGTAAAAAAGGAAATTGCATATTTGGAGTAAATTTACTATCTCAATAGAAGTGATATGAGTGAAGTGATAGTAAATAAAGTAGCTGAAAGTGCCTTGCAAACCATTGATCTGGAGGCCTGGATCCCAAAGGAAGAACCGGTTTTATTCGACTTGAAGGATTTTCTTTTTATGGGTTTGATCATTAAAGAAAAAGAATTCAGGGCCTCACTACAGCAAACAGATACAAGCGTCTATCAAGACAAAGTTGTATTGATCTGTTGCAGTGCCGATGCTATTATTCCGATGTGGGCTTATATGCTGGTGTCGGCTTTATTGCAGCCCGTTGCAAAAGAATTGTTTTTGGGTTCTGCAGAAGAATGGAAAAAGCAAAAACTGATGCAGGCAATAGCAGCGCTTGATACAACAGTTTATAAAGATCAACGGGTGGTGGTAAAAGGTTGTGGCGACGAACCAATACCTGAAGCAGCTTACCTCGAGATCACCAACAAATTAAGACCTGTAGCGAAAAGCATTATGTACGGAGAACCCTGCAGCACTGTTCCGATTTTTAAACAACCAAAACCAACTGTATAAACCTCAGTGCCACTTAACGACTTTCGTAACTACCATCCTTACCGGCTCACTCAAAGGCAAAGGAAATTTTTGAAGCTTTGGGAAAAGCGCAGAACAATTCCCAGGTGGAAATATATTCTCTATCACGGTGTGTTAAGGGAAGGGTTGATATCTATGCTTGTTATTAAGTTGCTCCAGTTTGTATTTGATCCGCAGGCATTCACAGGTTTTTACTTTACTGTAATGGGCGTTATTTTACTTGTGATGGAGGTTTGTTTCTGGCTGGGTGGCGGTGGCATTATTGGGTGGTTCAAACACCGCAGTTTTGAAACAGAATATGAAATGCTCAAAAGCATGGAGCATTTTTAATCACACGTCTATTCTACTTCTACCACCATTTCAATTTCAACAGCAATATTCATCGGCAAGGCAACCATGCCCATAGCAGCTCTTGCATGTTTTCCTTTCTCACCAAAGATCTGAACCAGTAGATCACTGCAGCCATTGATCACTTTTGGTTGCTCAGTAAAATCGGGCAAGCAGTTGACATACCCATTTACTTTTACAATACGTTTTACTTTACTCAGGTCGCCACCAAGCGCATCTTTCAACGTAGCAATAAGGCTGAGTGCAGTCACCTTTGCAGCTTCATAAGCTTGTTCAATTGTCAGATCTTTTCCCACTTTACCCATAATGTTTGTTCCATCTGCTTTTGTAGGTCCATGGCCTGCAAGAAAAATAAGATTACCTGTACGCACATACTTTACATAGTTGGCAATGGGTTTACTGGCAGGTGGTAATTGTAATCTTAATTCTTTGATCTTTTCATCAGCAGATTGAGCTGTTACATTAATAAATGACAAAGCGAAAAGTAGTACAATGAATAGTTTCATACAAGTTGTTTAGTAGTGATCGTATTAAATTAAAACCAACCCCTTTTGCGGAAGAGATATAACATCACCAAAGGAATTAAGATCATCATGCCGCAGGTTAAATAGAAACCCCATTTGTGATGAGCGTAAGGAATCACATCAAAGTTCATCCCGAACATACCACCAATTACAGTAGCAGGCGCGAGTAAACAAGTTACAATTGCCATCACTTTCATCACCTCATTCATCTTCAGGTTTACATTACTCAAATAAAGATCATGTAAGTTCATCATCATATCACGGTAGTTCTCTGCCAGATCATTTGCCTGTACAATGTGATCATAAATATCTTTAAAGTATTTTTCTGTACGCTCCTGTATAAGCGGGCTCTCACTTCGAAGAATTCCATTGATCATATCCCGAACAGGAGAAATATTTCGTTTTAATACGATCATTTCTTTTCGAAGCTGGTTGATCTTAGCCAGTGATCGTTTATTTGGATGCCGGATAATATCTTCTTCTAATAGTTCAATCTTATCGCTCAGTTTTTCCATCACCAAAAAATAATTATCAACGATCATATCAATGAGCGAATAAAAAAGATAATCAGTACCGCTTTGCCTGATCTTGTTATTTCTGAATTGCAGTTTATCCCGTAATGGATTAAATACATCTCTTGATGCATCTTCCTGGAAACTGAGTACAAACTGTTTTCCCAGCACAATAGAGATCTGTTCTGTTTCTACTGTTGATTCGTTTTCGTTGAAGTATAACATATTCAACAGGCAGAACATCGTGCCATCAATATCATCCACTTTCGGGCGCTGGCCAATACTCAGGATGTCTTCTAATACAAGTGAGTGAATATTGAAATGATTGCAGATATCTTCAATGTCTTTTCTGCGGATACCATCCACATTGATCCATGTTACACTCGCCGAATGTTTGTAACGGAAGGCGTCTTTTACTTCGGCTAACTTTTCCTGGTGCAGGTTTTCGAAATCGTAATCATACACGTATAAATTGATATGATCAGGTTCTTTTCGAAGGGGAACTACAGTGGGATTTACGTTGAGGATACGCTTCGTCCGCAGGAGGTTGAAGGGATTCAATACCAGGTCTAAATAGGAGCTCCGCTTTCCCATAATGAAAATTTAAACGAATTTAAACATTCGTTGCGCATCTTCACAAGTCTTATGTAGCTTTAAGACATGATTCGATATCTCTTAACCCTTTGTCTTGTTGCACTGGTTGTGGCCTGCAACAACGAAGCCGCCAACGAAAGCAAAGCTGCAGCAGATGCTGAGCCGCCACAACAATGGTTTGTAACCGATACAGTAATTGTTTGGGATTGCAGTGCCGAAATGAAGGAGAAGAAAAAGATATTTGCCCCCAAAGATTCTGTTACGGTTCCGCAAGCGTTTATCAATGGCGTGAACAAAACCTACAGTGAAATAAAGATGGTCTTCAATCGTATTTCAACCGATACGGTTTACATAAACATTCCCGATGCCATCTGGCTTACCGACAGAGCAGGGAACTCCGGCGCAGAGCAATATCTTTCTTTTGCTGCCCTCAATGTGCTTGAAACAAAAGGTGTGCATTATGTACATTTCGATTTTACAGCAGGTGTACATGCCCGGCCAGCCACGTGGAGCAGAAAAGATTTTAATGATTGGAAACTCGACCCGTCATCGGTTCAATAAAATATATGAAGCCAGTTGTTTTGTTTTTTGCATTCCTCTTTGGTTTGCAGTTTTGCTATGCACAAAAAACAGATCAGAAATTAAAGAAACAGATCGAAGAACTGATCAGCGGTTTTAATGGTGACATTGGTATTTATGTAAAGAGTTTAAAAACAGGAAAAACAGTTGCCATAAATGCTGATACTGTTTTCCCTACAGCAAGCATGGTGAAAGTACCGATCCTGCTTGGTGTAATTGATAAGATCAACAAGGGCGAATTGACTTATCATCAACCAATCATTTACAAAGACTCACTACTGTATGCGGGAGTTGATATACTCGGCTCTTATAAAAACAACGAACAGGTGGAGTTATCCAAGGTGATCATGCTGATGTTAACCACCAGCGATAATACCGCCAGTTTATGGTTACAGAGCCTAGCCGGAACAGGAACACGCATAAATGAAATCATACAGGATCTAGGGTATAAGTATACAAGAGTCAATTCAAGAACACCCGGTCGTGAAGATAACCGAACTATTTATGGATGGGGACAAACCACGCCATTTGAAATGGCGAATATCATAGAACGCATTTATCGGAAAGAGATCTTTAACGACAGCAGCTGCATACGCATGATGAGGTTATTAGGCCGTAATTATTGGGATGAAGAAGGTTTGTCAAGTATTCCTCCAAATGTGGAAGTGTTCAGCAAGAACGGAGCAGTAAATGCCAGCAGAAGCGAAGTGATGTTGGTGAATGCCCCACATCATCCTTACGTTGTTTGCATTATCACCAAAAACAATAAGGACCAAAGCTGGGATAGAAACAATGAAGCCTGGACACTAACCCGTAAGCTTTCTTCGTTATTGTGGAACTATTTTGAACCCAACATGAAGTTTTAAAATCCGTATTAATTTGTTAAAGAAAACCGGCCCGAAGGAACTGGTATTTACTTTGAGTTTAGTTAGAAAAACCATCAACATATGAAACAACTTTTACCCATTCTTTTTATTGCGATCACATTTGCTGCCTGCAGGGGTAGCCGTTCGGCCAGCTATGGTGACGAGAAAGATCTTACAACACTCATCAGCCGATTGAATAAAAAGGGCGCAGACGACAAGATCATAGCAGATCTGCAACAGGTGTATAACAATGCTTATACAAAGTCAATGCAACGTCTCAACAACTACCAATACGATCCGGCACCGGAGAAATGGAACAAGATCATTCCTGAACTGGAAGGTCTTCACCGGATGTACGAAACCGTTAGCCAGAGTGCATATGCGGTTCGTTTACTGAAACCTGCCAATGTTTATCCTCAACTTATTTCAACAAAAGATTCTGCTGCTGCAGACTACTACCAGTTTGCTGTTGAGCAATTGAATTTGAATACAAGAGAAAATAACAAAGAAGCGTACTATGCTTTTCAGCGGGCCCAACAATATGTTCCAAATTATCGTGATTCACGGGTTAAGATGAAAGAAGCATTCGACCGCAGTATTGTAAACGTACTCATCAACCAGATACAATACGATCAGTTCGGCATGGGTGGGAACAATTGGGGATGGAATCAATACGCCAACCGTGACCGTCAGCATCAGGCGAATATCATTCGTGATCTTGGCGGACAAAGCTCAACTACTAATCCTGCACGTTTCTTTGATGAATACCAATTGCGTAGTATGGGCGCCGGTCCTGATCTTGTAGTTGATCTTGTTTGGCGAAACCTTCGTTTCGATCAGCCACTTGATCAATCACGCACTTACAATCGCAGTAAACAAATTGAAACAGGAAAAGATACTTCCGGTCGCCCCACCTATACAACAGTAACTGCTACGGTTCGTGTTACAAGACGTGTACTGAATGCAGATGCCGATATGAATGTGATCATCACCGATGCGGCAACACGTAACCAGGTAAAATGGGATCAGTTGCCTTCTGAATATCGTTATACCTATGAGTATGCAGAATATAGCGGCGATAAGCGGGCCTTAGACAACAATGATCTTGCACTGATCAATCGTGGCAGCAACCAACGTTTACCGACAAAAGAAGATGCAATGGCTGAAATGATGCAGCGGATTTACAGCAACCTGGTAAACAGGATAAGAAGTACAGTAAGTTGGTAAGACGAAAGATTATTTCAACAACTGGTAAGCAATCAAACTTAAGATATAAGCAAGGCCTGTCATATACACGAGTTGTATGATGGGCCATTTCCAACTTCTTGTTTCACGCTTTACAATAGCGAGTGTACTCATACACTGCATGGCAAGCAAATAAAAGATCATCAACGATACACCTGTTGCAAGTGTGTACACTTTTGTTCCATCCGATTTCACAGCGGCGTGCATTTTCTGACGAAGCGTTTGCTCATCAGCTCCATCACTGTCAACTGAGTAAAGCGTAGCCATTGTTCCAACAAATACTTCACGAGCAGCAAACGAAGTGATCAACGCAATACCAATTTTCCAATCGTAACCAAGAGGTTTGATCACCGGCTCAATGTATTGACCCATTACACCTGCATAAGAATTCTGTAACAGGGCAGTTTGTTTTTCTTTTTCGATCAGTTCTGCATTCTGTGGTTGAGCTGCCAATCGCTGTGCATATTCTGTATTTACTTTTTCAATTCTGTTACCCGGACCATAAGAACTTAATGCCCACAATAACAAACTGATGACCATGATAATTTTACCCGCATCAAACACAAAGATCTTTGCCTTCTCGATCATGGTGATCACAACATTCTTATAACGTGGGTGGCGGTACAACGGAAGCTCCAGAATAAAAAAGCTTTTCTCTTTCAGTTTGATGAAACGCTTGGCGACGTAAGAAACCACTAATGCGATCACCACACTAAACACATAAAGACCCATCATCACCAAACCCTGCAAACTCAGGAAGCCAAGGAAATAGGTTTTAGGAATTACTAAAGCGATGAGGATCGTGTAGACTGGCAATCTTGCACTGCAACTCATGAGCGGTGTTACCAATATCGTCAGCAAACGTTCTTTTTGATTTTCAATATTCCGCACACTCATGATGGCAGGTACGGCACATGCAAATCCGCTGATCATCGGCATCACACTCTTTCCATTCAACCCCACTTTGCGCATGATCTTATCGGTTAAGAAACCGATACGTGCCATGTAGCCTGTTTCTTCAAGTATAGTGATCAACCCAAACAGGATCATGATCTGTGGCACAAAGACAAAGATGCCGCTCAAACCTGCCAGCACACCATTAATGAACAGATCGGTGAGTAATGTATCGGGCAGCCAGCTGCTGAACCAGTTTGATGCTTTCAGGAAAAACAGTTCGATCATATCCATGGGATATTGAGCAATCCAGAAAATACTTTGAAACAAAAGAAAAAGCACAGTCAACAGAATCGCATAACCCCAGAAGCGATGCAGCAAAACCCGATCAAGTTTTTCTGCGATCAGTTGTTTCTTTACCGGTGATTCTTCGGTGATGGTATTTTGTACGATCTGCTTAATGCGTTGGTAACGCTGCATGATCTCTTCGGCCTGTATGCGTGTATGCTGAACTTTGTTGCGTTGTTCAATGGTTTCGATCTTATCCTGCATTTCTGCATTCAGCAAAAATGATTCGTGATTGATAAGATGATGAATAGCTGCATAATCACTCAGGTGAGGTAAGATCTCTTTTACTTCGTTTACCGCATCCGTAGCCAGGTTTTTATTTGGAATGAAGTCAAATGCCGGTGGGCGGTATTGATGTTTAGCTGTTGCTTCCACCGCTTTTTTCAAAACATCAATTCCTTTATTCTTTCTTGGATTAACCGGTACAACAGGAATGCCTAACTCACGCTCCAATCCTTTCAGATCAATGATAATGTCTTTCTTGCGGGCCACATCCATCATGGTAAGCGCCAGAACAGCCGGTATCTTTAGGTCAATGATCTGTGATACAAATAACAGGTTACGTTTCAGCGTACTTGCATCTGCTACAATCACCACTACGTCTGCTTTTACTTCCGTGTCCTGGTTCATGAGCACACGGTAACTCACCCATTCATCTGCACGACGGGGATACAGGCTGTAAGAGCCGGGCAGATCGATGAGCTCAGCTTTTAATCCCATACCTAGATCCAGCTCACCTGATTTTTTGTCAACTGTAACGCCAGGAAAATTGCCCACTTTTTGGTTAAGCCCCGTAAGGTTATTAAACAAAGAGGTTTTACCGCTGTTGGGATTGCCAACTAATGCAATATGAATTTTGTTTGTGGCCATGAAAGCAAGTGCAAATGTAGGTGCAAAAAGATTGAGGCATTTACGAAGTTGGAAAGATTAGCTTCGGGTTTGTAAAATGCTGTTTAAATTCCCAAGCAACCTTACTAAGAAAGCACACATCTGTTTAACTTTGACCCTCTAATTAATTTGATATATGAAAAGCGTTCTTTCGTTTTTGTTTTTTCTACTCATTTCCAGTGGTTCTTTTGCTCAAAAGCTCAGCAAGTCAGATAAACTGAGTTTGACTAATCTCCGAACGCACACAAGCTTCCTTGCCGATGATAAGCTGGAAGGAAGAAGAACCGGTACAAAAGGCGAAGAGCTCGCTTATAAATACATCATCCAGGAATTTCAACGCAACGGCGTAGAAGCGAAGGGTGAAAATGGTTTCCTGCAGGTGTTTGAAATAAACGAAGGAAAGCAGATACTGCCTTCCACCTTTTTCATTATTGATGGTGAACATTTAAAAGTCGATAAAGATTTTTTTCCTTTCAGCTGGAGCGCAAACGGAAGTATTGAAGCAATGGCATCTCCCAGTTTGCACGAAGGTGGCAGCGCCTGGTTTTGGGATATAAAAGAATTGTTGACAGAGAATGAAAATAACCCACACTTCGATCTGCTGAACGCCATCCGTACAAAAGAAAAAGATGCGGCACAAAAAGGGGCAACAGCTTTAATTCTTTTCAATAGTGGTGCAAAAGATGCAGGGTTGAAGTATGATGCAAAAGACCGCTCAGCTTTATCTACAATTCCTGTTATCTGGTTACAGAAACGTATTGGAGATAAGATCGCTGCAGATCCTTCAGCCATGCAGGATATTAAATTGAAAGTAGAACAAGGCGAAAAGATCAGGAAAGGACATAATGTAGTTGGTTATATCAACAACAACGCCGAAAGTACCATCATCATTGGCGCACATTACGATCATTTGGGCTATGGTGAAGACAATAACTCACGCAATACCGGAGCGGCAGCAATTCACAACGGTGCTGATGATAATGCCAGTGGTACTGCAGCATTGATCGAGTTAAGTCGTTTATTAAAAACAGAAGGCGCAAAAACAAGTAATTACCTGCTTATTGCTTTCAGTGGTGAAGAACTGGGGTTGTATGGTTCAAAGTATTTTACTGATCATCCAACTCTTTCGTTGAATACAGTGAATTACATGATCAATATGGATATGGTTGGTCGCTTTAATGATACGGCTAAAACGATCACTGTTGGCGGCATTGGTACATCACCCAACTGGGGAACACTTATCAATGAAAAGAAACCCGTTTTCAGCATTAAAGTTGACAGTAGCGGTACCGGGCCAAGTGATCACACTTCTTTTTATCGTAAGGATATTCCTGTGTTATTTTTCTTTACTGGTTTGCATACCGATTATCATAAACCAAGTGATGATTTTGATAAGATCAATTACAATGGACAATTGCTGCTGGTGAAATATATCACCCGTTTAATTGCACGCAGCAGCAAAGAACCAAAGCTGGCGTTTATAAAAACACGGGAGCAGCAAACAACCACTACTGCACGCTTTACTGTGAGCATGGGAATAATGCCCGATTATACATTCAGTGGCAACGGTGTAAAAGTTGATGGAGTTAGTGAAGGTCGTGCAGCACAGAAAGCCGGTTTAAAAGCAGGCGATGTTGTTACAAAGCTTGGTGAATTTAATATCAGCTCTGTTGAAGGTTACATGCAAGCCTTGAGTAAATTTAAAAAAGGTGATGCTACAAAAGTGAAAGTGAAACGTGGAAATGAAGAACTTGAATTTGATATAGCGTTTTAAATGATCTCCGGTAAGGAGATAAGCATACATGAAACTCAAAATCGATAACGAACTGCTGGCAGAAGAATTCTTTGAGAATACACTTCTGCTTGGTGTAATGGCTCCCATGGAAAGCCAGAAGTTTGTGTGGCAGGTAAACCAATCAATGCGTTTCGATTTTCGTTTGAATGACGATATTGAAATTCAGTTATCAAAAAAGAACAGGCAATACTATTTTTCTGTATTCGAGTACAAAGAACCAAACATGGTGCTGGAGTATTACTTGTATAAGAATCAATTTGACGGTGAGTATCTTTTACCGGAATTCAAACACCTTGATTATTTGTGGCTGACAAAAGGGGATCTGCCGGGAGAAGAAGATGAAAAAAAACTCATCACTGATATTCGAAACATTCCTGGTGTACAGTTGGTGGTTGAGTTAACCAATGAAAAGATCAGGAACAAGCAACATCTTATTTTATAACCTCGCTCAATTGTAACTTATGTGGACCGAAACTGATAATAAACTTTACCGAAAATTTGAATTCGCCAATTTCTCAGAAGCTTTTGCCTTTATGACTCGTGTGGCAATAGAAGCAGAAAAAATGGATCATCATCCTTTGTGGACCAATGTGTGGAATAAGGTGGAGATATGGTTAAGCACACATGATGCGGGTGATATTGTTACCGAAAAAGATAAAAAGCTTGCCGAGCGAATCAACAAGCTTTTATAGTATTGTCTCACGCCTCGTCTGACAATTCACAGAATATGTTTATTTAATAAACTGAAACCATTGCTGAAAGTAGGTTCCTACAACAGGCAATGGTTTTTCTTCGCCATTTAATGCTGATATCAAACCTAACACCCAGAGCACAACAAGTGCTATCCATATGATCGTAATAAAAAAGGATAGAAAAGGAACCATGAAAACAAGCATCCAGAAAGCAATATAAAGTGCAAGACTTGTTACCATGATTCCGAAACTCTGCCGGAGATGATAAGTAGCCAGTGAACTTTTTGGATTCAGATTGCCGTATGATACATAAGCAATGATCCAGCCAATGAGCGTAAGGTAACTTACCCAGGCGATAGTTTTTGCGTCCATAGTAATGTTGGTTTAAGTTGATTACAGACAACTAATATACTCATCGGCCATTGCTAAAGCAATACATCAAACTAAAACCTGAATAACCTTTTCTGATTTGGGGACGAGTTTGCCAATTGGTTGTGTGAATGCTTCAAGATTGTTTGCAGCAAGCAGTTGTTGAACATCTGCTAACTGCTCTTCTTTCACAGCGATCAACAGCCCCCCATTCGTTTGTGGATCTGGCAACAGATTAAATGCTTCCATCACATTTACACCCGCACCAAAACCAACTTTGCTGCTGTAACTATTCCAGTTTCGGTAAGTAGCATCTGGAACGATCCGTTGCGCCAGGTATTCTTTTGCCGCCGCAATAAATGGTATGTGTTGATAAGATAGTTCGGCAGAAACAGCAGCGCCTTCACACATCTCAATTAGATGACCCAACAATCCAAAACCAGTTACATCAGTCATAGCGGTTACTGCATCCAGTTTTCCCAACAGCTCACCAATGGAATTAAGCTGTTTCATTTGAGTTGCAGCAAGTCCTTTATGTTCTTCTTTCAATACATCTCTTTTTTCAGCAGTGCTCAACACGCCAACACCAATTGGTTTTGTGAGTAACAATACATTTCCTTCCCGGGCAGTATTGTTTTGTTTGAGATTTGCGATCTGCACCATTCCGTTCACTGCTAAACCAAAGAAAGGTTCCGGTGAATCGATGCTATGTCCGCCTGCTAAAGTAATACCTGCTTCATTGCAAATGGTTCTTGCACCATCTAATACCTGCTGTGCAATCCCAGTTGGCAATTTTTCAACAGGCCAACCCAAAATAGCAATTGCCATAAAAGGTTTTCCACCCATTGCATACACATCGCTGATGGCGTTGGCAGAAGCGATCTGTCCAAAGCTGAAAGCATCATCCACAATGGGCGTAAAAAAATCAGTGGTAGAGATCATGGCCATTCCATTGCCGAGATCATATACCGCTGCATCATCTTTACTGCTGTTGCCAACAAGTAAGTTCTTATCTGTTATTGTTGATAGGGATGACTGAAGTATTTGTTCAAGTACGGCCGGTGCAATTTTGCAACCGCAACCTGCGCCATGTGAAAACTGTGTAAGTCTGATTGTTCCTGAAAGCATGTGCAAATGTAAACCAGATCGTATTACTTCTTTGTAATACGCACTGCCGCACTTTTTTTACTGTCTGATTTAAACCTGATCTCGTAAACCAAGCCTTCAGTTTTTACCACAAGCACGCCGGTATTCGGAGGAATGGTTCCCTCATTCTCGGCAAATAATGTAAGCAGCAAGCCTTCATTTGTTTCAGGAACAGCAATAGTTTGTTTAATGCCTTTATCTGATAATCCTATGCGGTTAAGCAAAACAGAATTGTTATTAAAAACGGAAACACTGTCACCATCAATCAGCCCGTCATCATACAATTCGATCAAAACCGAATCAGCTTCTGTTTCAATACTTTTTACAATCTCTACTGTTCGGGACGCAAGCCTGACAGAATCTTTGTTTAGTATTTGTTCTTGTTTAGGAGCGGTTGGTTTTTCAACCTGCACGGCATTTTTTTGTTCGAGTACTTTGATCAGGCCTGATTTTGAAGGATCATCCTCTTTCTTTAAAA is part of the Lacibacter sediminis genome and harbors:
- a CDS encoding RidA family protein → MKLFIVLLFALSFINVTAQSADEKIKELRLQLPPASKPIANYVKYVRTGNLIFLAGHGPTKADGTNIMGKVGKDLTIEQAYEAAKVTALSLIATLKDALGGDLSKVKRIVKVNGYVNCLPDFTEQPKVINGCSDLLVQIFGEKGKHARAAMGMVALPMNIAVEIEMVVEVE
- a CDS encoding serine hydrolase; the protein is MKPVVLFFAFLFGLQFCYAQKTDQKLKKQIEELISGFNGDIGIYVKSLKTGKTVAINADTVFPTASMVKVPILLGVIDKINKGELTYHQPIIYKDSLLYAGVDILGSYKNNEQVELSKVIMLMLTTSDNTASLWLQSLAGTGTRINEIIQDLGYKYTRVNSRTPGREDNRTIYGWGQTTPFEMANIIERIYRKEIFNDSSCIRMMRLLGRNYWDEEGLSSIPPNVEVFSKNGAVNASRSEVMLVNAPHHPYVVCIITKNNKDQSWDRNNEAWTLTRKLSSLLWNYFEPNMKF
- a CDS encoding IPExxxVDY family protein, encoding MKLKIDNELLAEEFFENTLLLGVMAPMESQKFVWQVNQSMRFDFRLNDDIEIQLSKKNRQYYFSVFEYKEPNMVLEYYLYKNQFDGEYLLPEFKHLDYLWLTKGDLPGEEDEKKLITDIRNIPGVQLVVELTNEKIRNKQHLIL
- a CDS encoding M28 family peptidase — protein: MKSVLSFLFFLLISSGSFAQKLSKSDKLSLTNLRTHTSFLADDKLEGRRTGTKGEELAYKYIIQEFQRNGVEAKGENGFLQVFEINEGKQILPSTFFIIDGEHLKVDKDFFPFSWSANGSIEAMASPSLHEGGSAWFWDIKELLTENENNPHFDLLNAIRTKEKDAAQKGATALILFNSGAKDAGLKYDAKDRSALSTIPVIWLQKRIGDKIAADPSAMQDIKLKVEQGEKIRKGHNVVGYINNNAESTIIIGAHYDHLGYGEDNNSRNTGAAAIHNGADDNASGTAALIELSRLLKTEGAKTSNYLLIAFSGEELGLYGSKYFTDHPTLSLNTVNYMINMDMVGRFNDTAKTITVGGIGTSPNWGTLINEKKPVFSIKVDSSGTGPSDHTSFYRKDIPVLFFFTGLHTDYHKPSDDFDKINYNGQLLLVKYITRLIARSSKEPKLAFIKTREQQTTTTARFTVSMGIMPDYTFSGNGVKVDGVSEGRAAQKAGLKAGDVVTKLGEFNISSVEGYMQALSKFKKGDATKVKVKRGNEELEFDIAF
- a CDS encoding DUF4870 domain-containing protein, translated to MDAKTIAWVSYLTLIGWIIAYVSYGNLNPKSSLATYHLRQSFGIMVTSLALYIAFWMLVFMVPFLSFFITIIWIALVVLWVLGLISALNGEEKPLPVVGTYFQQWFQFIK
- the corA gene encoding magnesium/cobalt transporter CorA; the encoded protein is MGKRSSYLDLVLNPFNLLRTKRILNVNPTVVPLRKEPDHINLYVYDYDFENLHQEKLAEVKDAFRYKHSASVTWINVDGIRRKDIEDICNHFNIHSLVLEDILSIGQRPKVDDIDGTMFCLLNMLYFNENESTVETEQISIVLGKQFVLSFQEDASRDVFNPLRDKLQFRNNKIRQSGTDYLFYSLIDMIVDNYFLVMEKLSDKIELLEEDIIRHPNKRSLAKINQLRKEMIVLKRNISPVRDMINGILRSESPLIQERTEKYFKDIYDHIVQANDLAENYRDMMMNLHDLYLSNVNLKMNEVMKVMAIVTCLLAPATVIGGMFGMNFDVIPYAHHKWGFYLTCGMMILIPLVMLYLFRKRGWF
- a CDS encoding DUF2480 family protein is translated as MSEVIVNKVAESALQTIDLEAWIPKEEPVLFDLKDFLFMGLIIKEKEFRASLQQTDTSVYQDKVVLICCSADAIIPMWAYMLVSALLQPVAKELFLGSAEEWKKQKLMQAIAALDTTVYKDQRVVVKGCGDEPIPEAAYLEITNKLRPVAKSIMYGEPCSTVPIFKQPKPTV
- a CDS encoding 4a-hydroxytetrahydrobiopterin dehydratase gives rise to the protein MWTETDNKLYRKFEFANFSEAFAFMTRVAIEAEKMDHHPLWTNVWNKVEIWLSTHDAGDIVTEKDKKLAERINKLL
- the feoB gene encoding ferrous iron transport protein B encodes the protein MATNKIHIALVGNPNSGKTSLFNNLTGLNQKVGNFPGVTVDKKSGELDLGMGLKAELIDLPGSYSLYPRRADEWVSYRVLMNQDTEVKADVVVIVADASTLKRNLLFVSQIIDLKIPAVLALTMMDVARKKDIIIDLKGLERELGIPVVPVNPRKNKGIDVLKKAVEATAKHQYRPPAFDFIPNKNLATDAVNEVKEILPHLSDYAAIHHLINHESFLLNAEMQDKIETIEQRNKVQHTRIQAEEIMQRYQRIKQIVQNTITEESPVKKQLIAEKLDRVLLHRFWGYAILLTVLFLLFQSIFWIAQYPMDMIELFFLKASNWFSSWLPDTLLTDLFINGVLAGLSGIFVFVPQIMILFGLITILEETGYMARIGFLTDKIMRKVGLNGKSVMPMISGFACAVPAIMSVRNIENQKERLLTILVTPLMSCSARLPVYTILIALVIPKTYFLGFLSLQGLVMMGLYVFSVVIALVVSYVAKRFIKLKEKSFFILELPLYRHPRYKNVVITMIEKAKIFVFDAGKIIMVISLLLWALSSYGPGNRIEKVNTEYAQRLAAQPQNAELIEKEKQTALLQNSYAGVMGQYIEPVIKPLGYDWKIGIALITSFAAREVFVGTMATLYSVDSDGADEQTLRQKMHAAVKSDGTKVYTLATGVSLMIFYLLAMQCMSTLAIVKRETRSWKWPIIQLVYMTGLAYILSLIAYQLLK